One Schistocerca nitens isolate TAMUIC-IGC-003100 chromosome 1, iqSchNite1.1, whole genome shotgun sequence DNA segment encodes these proteins:
- the LOC126260329 gene encoding calreticulin → MRFLVLAFAFLAFSEVNSEVYYEEKFADDSWESNWVYSEHPGKEFGKFVRSAGKFFNDPEEDKGIQTSQDARFYALSTKFKPFSSKEKPLVIQFTVKHEQNIDCGGGYLKVFDCGLDQKDMHGDSPYLLMFGPDICGPGTKKVHVIFNYKGKNLLINKEIRCKDDVYTHLYTLVVKPDNTYEVLIDNEKTESGELEADWNFLPPKKIKDPEAKKPADWDDRPTIDDPDDKKPDDWDKPEHIPDPDASKPEDWDDEMDGEWEPPMIDNPDFKGEWKPKQIDNPNYKGPWIHPEIDNPEYSPDPELYLKNEVCAIGFDLWQVKSGTIFDNILITDDPDHAKQVGEELWRPRSAGEKKMKEQQDEEERKKREEEEKSSKKDEEEDEDEDENEDEDDDETSDPPESGEEDSHTHDEF, encoded by the exons ATGAGGTTTCTAGTTTTAGCATTCGCGTTTTTAGCGTTTTCGGAAGTTAATAGTGAAGTTTACTATGAAGAGAAGTTTGCTGACG ATTCGTGGGAAAGCAATTGGGTGTACTCGGAGCATCCGGGAAAGGAGTTCGGCAAGTTCGTCCGTAGTGCCGGCAAGTTCTTCAATGACCCTGAAGAAGATAAAG gTATCCAGACATCTCAAGACGCGAGGTTCTATGCACTATCCACGAAGTTCAAGCCATTTAGTAGTAAAGAAAAGCCGCTGGTTATACAATTTACAGTGAAACATGAACAGAATATAGactgtggcggaggataccttaaaGTTTTTGACTGTGGTTTGGACCAGAAGGACATGCACGGTGACTCACCATATCTTCTTATGTTTG GTCCTGACATTTGTGGTCCTGGCACTAAGAAAGTTCATGTAATCTTTAATTACAAAGGAAAGAACTTGCTAATCAACAAGGAAATAAGATGCAAGGATGATGTTTACACACATTTATACACTTTGGTGGTTAAGCCTGACAACACATATGAG GTGTTAATAGACAATGAGAAAACGGAGTCTGGAGAACTAGAAGCAGACTGGAACTTTCTGCCGCCTAAGAAGATAAAGGATCCAGAAGCAAAGAAACCAGCAGACTGGGATGATCGTCCTACTATTGATGACCCTGATGACAAGAAACCAGACGATTGGGACAAGCCAGAGCATATTCCTGACCCTGATGCCAGTAAGCCAGAAGATTGGGATGATGAAATGGATGGTGAATGGGAACCCCCTATGATTGACAACCCAGACTTCAAGGGTGAATGGAAACCTAAGCAAATTGATAACCCTAATTACAAG GGGCCTTGGATTCATCCTGAAATTGACAACCCTGAATATTCACCAGACCCAGAACTATATTTGAAGAATGAGGTTTGTGCTATTGGTTTTGACTTGTGGCAAGTAAAATCGGGAACTATTTTTGATAACATTCTGATTACTGATGATCCAGACCATGCTAAACAAGTGGGAGAAGAATTGTGGAGGCCCAGATCT GCTggtgaaaagaaaatgaaagagcAACAGGATGAAGAGGAAAGGAAAAAGAGAGAAGAGGAGGAAAAGTCTTCCAAAAAGGATGAAGAAGAGGACGAGGATGAAGATGAGAATGAGGATGAAGATGACGACGAAACGAGTGATCCTCCAGAATCTGGTGAAGAG gacTCGCACACTCATGATGAGTTTTAA